Within Mycoplasmopsis verecunda, the genomic segment TTCAAGAAAGCTAGGGCATACCTAGTTTTTTTGTAGCAAATTTGATAAAATATAAGTATTAAAAAATTAGGAGGCAAAATGAGCGGTGGTACTATTGCAGGAATTGTAATTGGTTCAATATTTGGAGTTATCTTTTTAGGTTTATTGATAGCTGCTATTGTTAAATCAATTGTTATTGTTCCTGAAACAAATTTTGTTATTATTCAAAGATTTGGAAAATATCGTAAAACATTACATAAAGGATTACATTTTATTGTTCCCTTTATTGATGAAAAAGCTTTAGTTGAAAACTTTAAAGAAAAAGTTATGGATTTCCCAGCTCAAAGTGTTATTACAAAAGATAATGCAACAATTAAAGTCGATACAGTTGTTTATCTTAAAATTGTAGATGCTCAATTATTTGCATATGGAGCTGAAAGACCATATTTGGCAATTGAAAGCTTAACAGCTACTACATTACGTAACTTAATTGGTGAAATTGAATTAGATGAATCTTTAACATCTCGAGAAATTATAAATGCTAAGTTAACTAAAATACTTGATATAGCAAGTGATCCATGAGGAATTAAAGTTAATAGAATTGAAATTCAAGATATTATTCCGCCACGCGAAGTACAAGAAGCTATGATACGTCAAATGCAAGCTGAACGTAATAAGCGTGCAAATATTCTTGAAGCAGAAGGTATTAGACAAAGCCAAATATTAAAGGCTCAAGGGGAAAAAGAAAGTACAATTTTAAATGCTGAAGCTTCTAAACAACAAAAGATTCTAGAAGCTGAAGCCGAAAGACAAAAACGTATCCTTGAAGCTCAAGGGGAAAAAGAAGCAATTGAATTAATTAATTCAGCAGGAATTAATGAATCATTCTTAAGATTGAAATCAATTCAAGAATGAACAACAATTGCTAATGGTACAGCAACAAAAATTATCTTACCACCAAATCTAGCTGATGTAGCTAGTGTGGTAGCTGCTGGAACTGAAGTATTTAAATCAATGGATGATAAGAAACGAAAATAGAAATTTGTGCATAGCAATATGCACTTTTATTTTCCCTTTGTAGGATAATAAAATACTCCCGCAGGAGTATTGATATTATACAGTTTCAGGCT encodes:
- a CDS encoding SPFH domain-containing protein, whose product is MSGGTIAGIVIGSIFGVIFLGLLIAAIVKSIVIVPETNFVIIQRFGKYRKTLHKGLHFIVPFIDEKALVENFKEKVMDFPAQSVITKDNATIKVDTVVYLKIVDAQLFAYGAERPYLAIESLTATTLRNLIGEIELDESLTSREIINAKLTKILDIASDPWGIKVNRIEIQDIIPPREVQEAMIRQMQAERNKRANILEAEGIRQSQILKAQGEKESTILNAEASKQQKILEAEAERQKRILEAQGEKEAIELINSAGINESFLRLKSIQEWTTIANGTATKIILPPNLADVASVVAAGTEVFKSMDDKKRK